The region AGTATTCGATCAATATTGGGCAAGCATATTAATTATCTGGAGACTCAAATTTGATTTTGACCCCAATTGGAGGAGGTGAAGCTATCTGATTATGAGCATTATCATTGACTGAAGTAACATGTGGATGAACCGTCGAAGAAGAAACAGGAACAAGAGTAGTTGTTCCATCATTGAGCTTATGAATTTGAAGATTTGGTCTCTTTCGAATTCTGGACATGTATCTTTTTTTCCTCTCTTCTTCACTTTCGAACCTGTAATGACTTGATGCATGTGAAGCAAACTTTTGTGATGTAACAAATACTTGGTTGCACTTTGGACAGATGTACGGTCCATATTTCTTACATGATAAACTGTGTGTTCTACCATCATCAATATTTTTCTTGTTCTTTATGTTGTTGATCTTGCTATGATCAGTGCCAACATGAACATCATAACCATCACCAATAACACTAGAATCGATTGTCTGAGATGACATAATGTGTGATTTAGATGAGCCTGTAATGAGATCTGAATGATAAGAAGTATTATTCATCGTCATCAtcatattgttgttgttgatgacATCAACAACATTATTATTAGTTGACGATGTTGATGATGTATGTGAATTCCCAAATTGAATTTCTAGAATCTTCATTGCTTTTTTGATTCCAGCAGCATGACTTCCATAATTATTGGTAGCAGTTGTTGATAATGAAAGGTTGTGTGCATGTGTTTTCATGTTGGATTTTGAAAGTGGAGAAGATGTGTTTTTGGAAGCCATGGATGAAATACAATTTCAATAAAACTAAAGTGACTATGAAAAATGTTGCCTATAGAATGATGTTACTATGACTTGAAGCTTTGCCCCTCCCTCAATTTATAGTActtttttgtttatttttaaattttttattctAAGTAATATTAATGTAATTctttaaattaattattatacttttagatatttaaatattatttactttaaattttttaatttcctATCATAGGTTGGATATATGAATTTTACTTAcgaaataataaaataaaaaattaatatatataaattttatattatttattaaGAGTATTGTTATAATGTATTATTGTATTCATATAATATTACAGTATATTGAGTGATTCAAATAATATCAAATAAAAAGTATAATAAAGAAATAATAATTAATATTGTATAGAAATTTGAAATGAATAAGTCAATTTTGGACAACTTTTTATTATATGAAAGTTTGAAAATGAGTTGTAATTCTAATTTCATTATTAATTCTCCGTGTAACTTTTGAATTTCTAAGCCTCATAAATTTGAATATATCTTTGGAATAACTTTTTTGACACCTCatttaaaatatattatatattttaattcatttaaatttCGACTAAATCACCAATTTTAATTAAAATACATGTTTTCGGTCAAATTATACATTTTAAAAACACCTATTTCAAAAGCATTACTAATAAAGATTTTTTTTTGTCGGTCTTAACTTTAATGATATTcttttaataatttttaattaatatattttttcGCTAATTTACAAATGCATCAATGTCATGTCTTTAATGCAAGAAGTATTAAAGTTTGACTCATCACATATACTCAATAAAATATTAAACCTTCTGGTCACTATTATAAGTAAATTTAACTTTTTTTGATACATTTGACTGTTAATGTATCTAGTCCACTAATGAGTTAAATACATTGACGGTCAAATGTaccaaaaaaaaatcaattttgtTTATAATAATGATAATATGATGTATTAATCAAAGATGTGTTGTGCTGTATTATCTCGTTCATTTCCAATAAAATATGCATGTTTCACGATTCATCAAACAAACATGGattattttgttcattttcaATAAAATATACATGTTTCCCAACACATAAAAGATGTATTATCATGTTAATTTTCAATGCAACTTTAAATATATGTTTTTAAAATGGAAAATACCAATGAGTGTTGCATAAACATTCTTTAAGAGTTTAAAAAAAAGTGTTTAATACATATCTATAATGTATTGAAAATTTAAATAAACAGCGtttaaaaaaaactatttttttaaattgaaatCCTTAAAAAGTGTCTATGTGACACTCGTTACAATGACCCttcaaaatatattttttcaCACATTTATAAGTAAGTGTTCTCTTTTCAAGTTTATTGAATAATTAATGTATTTGGTCTATATCTAAATCAGATACATAACTTATTCATTGAACCTTAAATAAAATATTTGTTAATAATAGTGATATGATGGTGTATATAATACAAATATCTTTTAATGGGTTTAAAATTGATTAAATCACCAACTTTAATATAACACATGTTTTCAATACGACTTACACATTTGAAATACGATTGTTTCAATGCATACATTATATCTTAATCAATattgtttaattgattaaaagagTATTATGAACAATATTTTTTCCTTATAGCTTAAACTTTAAggtattttttttaattattttaaaatatattttcacTTACTCACAAATGCATACTCGGGTCACTATTATAAACAATTTTGGTTTTTTTGGATACATTTGACAATCAATATATCTAGTCCATATAAGGACTAGATACATTAATTAtcaaatttatttataataataacCAAAAAGTGTATATAGTTGTTGTCACGTAATTTAATGCACTCAATATTCTACAAAGTTCAAAGTTTAAATCCATTGCACATTTCCAATACAAAATGCATGTTTCACAACACATGAAATATGCATTATCTTTTCATTTTCTAATGCAACTTTTGAATTTTCAAGACTCTTCGCTTTGGATATATTCTCAAGATAACTTTTTTTACATATCCAATAAAATATTTAATATGCGTTTAATATACACACATTTTAATGCATACATTATTACAGAAAAATCCTTTAACATCGGTTGAATATAATGTGTTACCTCAGTTTCATATGCAAGGTAACAAATCACATCCTTAGAAGTGCACCACTTATCTTGGTTGAAAATCTATTGATTATAAAGATGTAATGATAATGAGTTCAATCCCCATCGATGAGTTTATTATCTATATTGTTGATTTCTTATTTCACCAAACTCTAACTATTCAAAATGATTATACTAGTCAATAATTTTCGAGCATCCTCTAGCTCATTATTCATATCtcattttttaaatattagaATTTCGTTTAATGTTTTAAGTGTTGGAATAAGTTTGATTCTGCAACTATCTTTGAGTTTTAATGATAATAAAGAATAATATGTATAGAGAATAATTTTGTACTCCAATACTCCATCCGTTCCTTTTTAAGCGTCACTTTTTTTATAcatttttgtttatttttaattgtcacttataaaattcaaggtagtattaaatgcatttttgtcaaaattacccctattcaattattacagagagagaaaaagtaaagtgaatgtaggatataattaagggtattatagaTAAAATGAGAATTATTGtttaaaaagtaacaataatgattaactttcttggtatgtgtaaaaagtcaaaaaatgacacttaaaaaaGAACGGAAGGAGTAATTTTGTTAAGCGCGCAGATCAAAGAAAATCGTTTCTGACTCTGAAGAAATCAATTATGGATAAACCAAATAAAGAAACAAAGACATATTTTAAATGAAACATGTGTTTTAAATGAGTAATTCAAATAATATTACATAAAAagtataataaaaaataataactAATATTGTACAGAAAATTGAAATGAGTAAGTCATTTATAAACAATTTTTTGTCATACttaaaaaaatttgaaaataaggAATTCTAATTTCATTATTCATTCTCCATACAAAATTTTGAATTTATAACACTCATATATCCTTGAAATAACTTTCTTCACACCTCAATTAAAATATGTTATATGCacatattttaattcatttaaatttTGACTAAACCATCAATTTTAATTAAAATACATATTTTCAATCAAATTATACATTTCAAACACTATTTCAATAGAATTTTTAACAAATATTTTTTTGTTGGCCTTAActttaattatatatttttaattaaaatattttttcgCAAACTTGCAAATGTATCAATGTCATATCTTTAATGCAATAAATAAATATTAAAGTTTGACTTCATCGCATATACTCAATAAAAATGTATGTTTCACAATACATCAAAAATGTATTATCTTGTTAATTTCCAATAAAACATGAATGTTTCACAACATATAAAAAAGATGTATTATTATGTTCATTTGCAATGCAActttaaatatatatttttaagaTGGGAAATGCTAACAAGTACTCTACCTGGTCTCATATATAAGCAACTTAAAATAAAAAAGCCCCCTTTAAGATAAATGTATAAATCTCTTTAAAAAAACTCCCTACTTTTTACTTTGAAAATCGTTAAAAACATATAA is a window of Lathyrus oleraceus cultivar Zhongwan6 chromosome 6, CAAS_Psat_ZW6_1.0, whole genome shotgun sequence DNA encoding:
- the LOC127093093 gene encoding uncharacterized protein LOC127093093 gives rise to the protein MASKNTSSPLSKSNMKTHAHNLSLSTTATNNYGSHAAGIKKAMKILEIQFGNSHTSSTSSTNNNVVDVINNNNMMMTMNNTSYHSDLITGSSKSHIMSSQTIDSSVIGDGYDVHVGTDHSKINNIKNKKNIDDGRTHSLSCKKYGPYICPKCNQVFVTSQKFASHASSHYRFESEEERKKRYMSRIRKRPNLQIHKLNDGTTTLVPVSSSTVHPHVTSVNDNAHNQIASPPPIGVKIKFESPDN